The following are from one region of the Amedibacterium intestinale genome:
- a CDS encoding RDD family protein encodes MRRNIKSKTKESRTPSNVAYLQRKDYWDCFLSFALDVSVMLSPMMLWNLILLAVLGSLLSVTAIFIANIIVGVLMGLSIFFFNSSIIKKTKGRTFGMYQFGFAIMRENGKRASQKVCLMHEVLGNAIPFVVLMIFTNVIGVFVYWALNGIIFLVDKKHRNLIDFLLRTYLIRVEAETIESKQEVKAPVTEKKVESVSKVSYPRNHIDLRVRSNFSANGEYNVEEIFQMAAKEGIHTISITDWNSVKANALAVNMSKLYNINYVPGIEIGAEYKGRRVRVLGYFIDYKNDIFTTIENNGLVNERNASLERVRRFEKILGVQIPVERLLHTNRFQRISGRLLVRHVLNSSLYDECEVLKPYRKMEMNKAVEILCQEYFAYGKPCYVMMKCPPLQDVLDVISLTNGVAVLADGADFLHDEELMKDILSHGIEGIEVFQSAYNKKQMADLLRYAQKDKLLITCGSGFTSRKQGNELGDCHCPEEAESLIISLIRAKM; translated from the coding sequence ATGCGTAGAAATATAAAAAGTAAGACAAAAGAAAGCAGAACACCTTCTAATGTCGCATATCTTCAAAGAAAGGACTACTGGGATTGTTTTCTTTCTTTTGCGTTAGATGTTTCTGTAATGTTATCTCCAATGATGTTGTGGAACCTTATTCTTTTAGCTGTGCTGGGTAGTCTTTTAAGTGTTACCGCAATCTTTATTGCCAATATTATTGTAGGAGTCTTGATGGGGTTGTCTATCTTTTTCTTTAATAGTTCTATTATCAAGAAAACAAAAGGACGCACATTTGGAATGTATCAGTTTGGTTTTGCGATAATGCGTGAAAATGGTAAAAGAGCAAGTCAGAAAGTTTGTTTGATGCATGAGGTTTTAGGAAATGCAATTCCTTTTGTTGTGCTGATGATTTTTACAAATGTTATTGGAGTATTTGTATATTGGGCATTAAATGGAATAATTTTCCTGGTGGATAAAAAGCATCGCAATCTGATTGACTTTTTATTAAGAACATATCTGATTAGAGTAGAAGCTGAAACAATAGAAAGTAAACAGGAAGTGAAGGCTCCTGTTACAGAAAAGAAAGTGGAATCTGTTTCTAAAGTATCATATCCTCGCAATCACATTGATTTAAGGGTACGTTCTAACTTCAGTGCTAATGGGGAATATAATGTGGAAGAAATTTTCCAGATGGCTGCAAAAGAAGGAATTCATACGATTTCTATTACAGACTGGAACAGTGTAAAAGCAAATGCTCTTGCTGTAAATATGAGCAAGCTTTATAATATTAACTATGTTCCTGGTATTGAAATAGGGGCAGAATATAAAGGCAGAAGAGTGCGTGTTCTAGGATATTTTATTGATTATAAGAATGATATATTTACAACAATTGAAAATAATGGCTTGGTAAATGAAAGAAATGCCAGCTTAGAAAGAGTTAGAAGATTTGAAAAGATATTAGGTGTACAAATTCCTGTAGAACGCCTGCTGCATACAAATCGCTTCCAAAGGATTTCTGGAAGATTACTGGTGCGACATGTATTAAATTCTAGCTTATACGATGAATGTGAAGTATTAAAGCCATATCGCAAGATGGAAATGAACAAAGCAGTAGAAATTTTATGTCAGGAATATTTTGCATATGGAAAACCTTGTTATGTGATGATGAAATGTCCTCCTTTGCAGGATGTCTTGGATGTCATATCATTAACAAATGGTGTAGCGGTACTTGCGGATGGAGCTGATTTCCTGCATGATGAAGAACTGATGAAGGATATTCTCTCTCATGGAATCGAAGGAATTGAAGTGTTCCAGTCGGCATATAATAAAAAACAGATGGCTGATTTATTGCGCTATGCACAAAAAGATAAATTGTTAATTACTTGTGGAAGTGGATTTACAAGTAGAAAACAGGGAAATGAATTAGGAGACTGTCATTGCCCGGAAGAAGCAGAAAGTTTAATTATATCTTTGATTCGCGCAAAAATGTAA
- a CDS encoding NAD(P)H-dependent oxidoreductase translates to MSKVLYIKANIKEEGQSRTFQVSDHFVEMYKKNHPEDEVITLDLYKEGIDFLRPQDLDSVFGPKTEESKQHPVLKYAYQFQEADKYIFAAPMWNLSMPAILKAYLNYVSVTGITFRYTAQGPQGLLENKKAIHITARGGVYEGSEVEMGDRYLRTLLNFFGVYDISTIAIEGLDVIGNDIENILSSSKEKAEKLAGTF, encoded by the coding sequence ATGAGTAAAGTATTATATATAAAAGCAAATATTAAAGAAGAAGGGCAGTCTAGAACATTTCAAGTATCCGACCATTTTGTAGAAATGTATAAAAAGAATCATCCGGAAGATGAAGTCATTACACTGGATTTATATAAAGAAGGTATTGATTTTTTAAGACCACAGGATTTAGATTCTGTATTTGGGCCTAAGACAGAAGAAAGTAAACAGCACCCTGTATTGAAATATGCATATCAATTTCAGGAAGCAGATAAATATATTTTTGCTGCACCAATGTGGAATTTATCTATGCCGGCTATTTTAAAAGCTTATTTGAATTATGTCAGTGTTACAGGTATTACGTTTCGCTACACTGCACAGGGACCACAAGGACTTTTAGAAAATAAAAAAGCTATCCATATTACTGCTCGTGGAGGCGTATATGAAGGAAGCGAAGTAGAAATGGGAGATCGTTATCTGCGCACGCTGTTAAATTTCTTTGGTGTATATGACATCTCTACCATTGCGATTGAAGGTTTAGATGTAATCGGAAATGATATTGAAAACATTCTTTCTTCATCAAAAGAAAAAGCTGAAAAACTTGCGGGAACATTTTAA
- the metG gene encoding methionine--tRNA ligase: MCENCKKKPYFITTAIAYTSGKPHIGNTYEIVLTDAIARYKRQQGYDVFFQTGTDEHGQKIEEKARDAGITPKQFVDNVASVVRKNFDMMNTSYDYFIRTTDEQHEKQVQKIFKKLYEKGDIYKSTYEGMYCTPCESFWTESQLVDGCCPDCGRPVKKATEEAYFFKMQKYADRLIQYIEEHPEFIQPESRKNEMLNNFLRPGLQDLCVSRTSFTWGVPVDFDPKHVVYVWVDALTNYITSLGYDADGNHGENFKKYWPADVHIIGKDILRFHTIYWPIILMALDLPLPKQVFGHPWLLVGDGKMSKSKGNAIYADELVHYFGVDAVRYFVLHEMPFAQDGTITWDLMVERVNSDLANVLGNLVNRTISMQNKYFGGVISNPLEKEAIDEELISLAMDTPKRVEKAMDTLHVGEAIDEIFALLKRCNKYIDETTPWVLGKDESKKDRLATVLYNLMESIRIAAVLLSSYMPETSEKILDELSTSQRDTESLKEFGMLECGRTVDSKPEILFARNDMKEFMEKLEADKKAQEKAEEKASKEDKKDVKEEISIEDFTKVELKVGTIISAEKHPKADRLLVEQIDLGDETRQIVSGIAKSFKPEEVVGKKVVVVTNLKPVKLRGVESQGMILCASTEDDLDIVSIAKDLPNGTKVS, encoded by the coding sequence ATGTGTGAAAACTGCAAGAAGAAACCATATTTTATCACTACAGCAATTGCTTATACATCAGGAAAACCACATATTGGAAATACATATGAAATCGTATTGACTGATGCGATCGCGCGTTATAAACGTCAACAGGGATATGATGTATTTTTCCAGACGGGAACAGATGAACATGGTCAAAAAATTGAAGAAAAAGCAAGAGATGCTGGTATTACACCAAAACAGTTTGTAGATAATGTTGCTTCTGTTGTTCGTAAAAACTTTGATATGATGAATACATCTTATGATTACTTTATTCGTACAACGGATGAACAGCATGAAAAACAAGTGCAGAAAATCTTCAAAAAATTATATGAAAAAGGTGACATTTATAAAAGTACCTATGAAGGAATGTATTGTACACCATGTGAATCTTTCTGGACAGAGAGTCAATTAGTTGATGGCTGCTGTCCAGATTGTGGTCGTCCAGTGAAAAAGGCAACAGAGGAAGCGTATTTCTTTAAAATGCAGAAATATGCCGATCGTTTAATTCAGTATATTGAAGAACATCCGGAATTTATTCAGCCAGAATCTCGTAAAAATGAAATGTTGAATAACTTTTTAAGACCGGGACTACAGGATTTATGTGTATCTCGTACTTCTTTTACATGGGGTGTACCAGTCGATTTTGATCCAAAACATGTTGTATATGTATGGGTAGATGCTTTGACAAACTATATTACATCTTTAGGATATGATGCGGATGGAAATCATGGGGAAAACTTTAAGAAATACTGGCCTGCTGATGTACATATCATCGGGAAAGATATTTTACGTTTCCATACAATTTACTGGCCAATTATCTTAATGGCACTTGATTTGCCACTTCCAAAACAGGTATTTGGACATCCTTGGCTATTAGTTGGCGATGGAAAAATGTCTAAATCAAAAGGAAATGCGATTTATGCTGATGAATTAGTACACTATTTTGGTGTAGATGCAGTACGTTATTTCGTTCTTCATGAAATGCCATTTGCTCAGGATGGAACAATTACCTGGGATTTGATGGTAGAGCGTGTGAACTCTGATTTAGCAAACGTTTTAGGAAACTTGGTAAACCGTACAATTTCTATGCAGAATAAATACTTTGGCGGTGTAATTAGCAATCCATTAGAAAAAGAAGCTATTGATGAAGAATTGATCTCATTGGCAATGGATACACCAAAACGTGTAGAAAAAGCAATGGATACCTTGCATGTTGGAGAAGCCATCGATGAAATTTTTGCGCTTTTGAAACGTTGTAATAAATATATTGATGAAACAACACCATGGGTTTTAGGAAAAGATGAAAGCAAAAAAGATCGTTTAGCAACCGTACTTTACAACTTGATGGAAAGTATCCGTATTGCGGCAGTACTTTTAAGCAGCTATATGCCAGAAACTTCTGAGAAAATCTTAGATGAATTAAGTACTTCACAAAGAGATACAGAAAGCTTAAAAGAATTTGGTATGTTAGAATGTGGCCGTACAGTTGATTCTAAACCAGAAATTCTATTCGCTCGTAACGATATGAAAGAATTTATGGAAAAACTGGAAGCTGATAAAAAAGCACAGGAAAAAGCAGAAGAAAAAGCTTCCAAAGAAGATAAAAAAGATGTGAAAGAAGAAATTTCTATTGAAGATTTTACAAAAGTAGAATTAAAAGTAGGGACAATTATTTCGGCAGAAAAACATCCAAAAGCAGATCGTTTGTTAGTAGAACAGATTGATTTAGGAGATGAAACACGTCAAATCGTCAGTGGAATTGCGAAATCATTTAAACCAGAAGAAGTAGTAGGGAAAAAGGTAGTTGTGGTAACGAACTTAAAACCAGTAAAACTTCGCGGGGTAGAAAGTCAAGGTATGATTTTATGCGCAAGTACAGAAGATGATTTGGATATTGTTTCCATTGCGAAAGATCTTCCTAATGGAACGAAAGTAAGCTAG
- a CDS encoding VanZ family protein produces the protein MKHYLTRKKCYKFFLSFFFILYIFVLLYLLFFASEFSRDHISMMNGNYLETLRQQWNSATNLHPFKTIHTMIQIYHNPYYSNMIAHTNLYGNIIIFMPFSFFLPQLFPSMKKAAHFLPFMLFLIILVEILQLFTFSGSMDIDDVILNYFGVLISFYICKKVFV, from the coding sequence ATGAAACATTATCTCACTCGCAAAAAATGTTATAAGTTTTTCCTGTCCTTTTTCTTTATTCTATATATTTTTGTTTTATTGTATTTGTTGTTTTTTGCTTCTGAATTTTCCAGAGATCATATATCCATGATGAATGGAAACTACCTGGAAACTCTTCGCCAGCAATGGAATAGCGCAACCAATCTTCATCCCTTTAAAACCATCCATACTATGATACAGATTTATCACAATCCTTATTATTCCAACATGATTGCACATACCAATCTATATGGAAATATTATCATCTTTATGCCGTTTTCTTTTTTTCTTCCACAATTATTTCCTTCTATGAAAAAAGCAGCTCATTTTCTACCTTTTATGCTTTTTCTTATTATCCTCGTAGAGATTTTACAGCTTTTTACTTTTAGCGGATCTATGGATATTGATGATGTCATCTTAAATTATTTTGGTGTACTCATTAGCTTCTACATATGTAAAAAAGTCTTTGTTTAA
- the rpmE gene encoding 50S ribosomal protein L31, with protein sequence MKKGIHPEYHRIMVKCTSCGAEFESGSTAKELRVDTCSNCHPFFTGRQRFAAAAGRIEKFNKKYGLK encoded by the coding sequence ATGAAAAAAGGAATTCATCCAGAATACCACCGTATTATGGTAAAATGTACTTCTTGTGGAGCTGAATTTGAATCAGGTTCAACTGCAAAAGAATTGCGTGTTGATACTTGCTCAAACTGTCATCCATTCTTTACTGGACGTCAGAGATTCGCTGCTGCTGCAGGACGTATTGAAAAATTCAACAAAAAATACGGACTTAAATAA
- the mnmG gene encoding tRNA uridine-5-carboxymethylaminomethyl(34) synthesis enzyme MnmG → MADIIVIGGGHAGVEAALACARMNKDTILYSMHIDMIASMPCNPSVGGPAKGIVVREIDALGGEMGKAADATALQFKMLNTTKGPGVQCLRVQSDKIAYMRYMQNKVLHQEHLEVREMCVEKVLAENGVVRGVLQADGHIEPCHSLIITSGTFMSSRILVGHTSTKQGPDDEPTTDSLSQSLRDLGIHTFRLKTGTPARIRSDSIDFSKTEVQPGTDAFLRFSNETKSIRPFEKQAVCYLTYTNAKTHEIIRSHLKDSAMYSGLVKGIGPRYCPSIEDKLVRFADKERHQIFLEPESESLNTTYIQGFSTSMPHDVQEDMLKSLPGLENCIIEKYAYAIEYDAIDPLQCKPTLENKKIENLYTAGQINGTSGYEEAAAQGLMAGINAVLKMDGKEPLILHRDEAYIGVMIDDLVTKGTKEPYRLLTSRAEYRLLLRHDNADRRLSTYGHEIGLISDERFSAFEEKEKNIQECKEYLKTVRFTPKSEINTYLESIEYGTLKEGISALDLLKRPKVTLDGMKDYLEIKYDDEVLSQVEIEVKYEGYINKAKRDAAHLRQMERVSLPQDLDYNSIQHLSLEAKQKLSEIQPMTMGQASRISGVNPADIAVLAVYLEQLKRS, encoded by the coding sequence ATGGCGGATATTATTGTCATTGGTGGAGGACATGCTGGTGTAGAGGCAGCACTTGCTTGTGCACGTATGAATAAAGATACCATTCTATATTCTATGCATATTGATATGATCGCATCAATGCCCTGCAACCCAAGTGTAGGAGGACCTGCAAAGGGAATCGTTGTTCGTGAAATTGATGCATTAGGTGGAGAAATGGGAAAGGCTGCGGATGCAACAGCACTTCAGTTTAAGATGTTGAATACAACGAAAGGACCTGGTGTACAGTGTCTTCGTGTGCAGTCAGATAAAATTGCGTATATGCGTTATATGCAGAATAAAGTGTTACATCAAGAGCATCTTGAAGTGCGTGAGATGTGTGTGGAAAAGGTATTGGCAGAAAATGGTGTTGTTCGTGGAGTGTTACAGGCGGATGGTCATATAGAGCCTTGTCATTCTTTGATCATCACAAGTGGAACGTTTATGAGCAGTCGTATTTTAGTAGGACATACTTCTACCAAACAAGGACCAGATGATGAACCTACAACAGATTCATTATCACAAAGTCTGCGTGATTTAGGTATTCATACATTCCGTTTAAAAACAGGAACACCAGCACGTATTCGCAGTGATTCCATTGATTTCAGTAAAACGGAAGTACAACCCGGCACAGATGCTTTTTTACGCTTTTCCAATGAAACGAAGTCCATTCGCCCTTTTGAAAAACAGGCGGTATGTTATCTGACCTATACAAATGCGAAAACACATGAAATTATTCGCTCTCATTTAAAGGATTCTGCTATGTATTCCGGGCTTGTGAAAGGGATTGGCCCACGTTATTGTCCAAGTATTGAAGATAAACTGGTACGTTTTGCGGATAAGGAACGTCATCAGATTTTCCTGGAACCGGAAAGTGAATCTTTAAATACAACTTACATACAGGGATTTTCTACTTCTATGCCACACGATGTGCAGGAAGATATGTTGAAAAGCTTGCCGGGATTAGAAAACTGTATCATTGAGAAATATGCCTATGCGATTGAGTATGATGCGATTGATCCATTACAGTGCAAACCAACATTGGAAAATAAAAAGATTGAAAATCTTTATACTGCAGGGCAAATTAATGGAACAAGTGGTTATGAGGAAGCAGCTGCCCAGGGGTTAATGGCAGGTATTAATGCTGTATTGAAAATGGATGGCAAAGAACCTCTTATTTTACATAGAGATGAAGCATATATCGGTGTTATGATTGATGATTTGGTGACTAAGGGTACAAAAGAGCCTTATCGTTTATTAACATCAAGAGCAGAATATCGTTTGTTGTTGCGTCATGATAATGCAGATCGAAGATTAAGTACTTATGGACATGAAATTGGACTTATCAGTGATGAAAGATTCTCTGCATTTGAAGAAAAAGAAAAAAATATTCAAGAATGTAAGGAGTATTTAAAGACAGTTCGCTTTACACCAAAATCTGAAATTAATACTTACTTGGAATCTATTGAATATGGAACATTAAAAGAGGGAATTTCTGCTTTAGATTTATTAAAACGTCCAAAAGTTACATTAGATGGCATGAAAGATTATCTGGAAATAAAATATGATGATGAAGTACTTTCTCAGGTAGAAATTGAAGTCAAATATGAGGGTTATATCAACAAAGCAAAAAGAGATGCTGCACATTTAAGACAAATGGAAAGGGTAAGTTTACCACAGGATTTGGATTATAACAGTATTCAGCATTTATCTTTAGAAGCAAAACAAAAGCTATCAGAAATACAGCCAATGACGATGGGGCAGGCCTCTCGAATTTCAGGTGTGAATCCAGCTGATATTGCGGTGTTGGCAGTATATTTGGAGCAGTTAAAACGAAGTTAG
- the prfA gene encoding peptide chain release factor 1, translating into MSIMIERLEGMVNRYHEITEMMMMPEIVSDSKELAKLGKEQADLTQVVETYEEYKKSAEALQEAKELLMEDDKEIKEMAKMEIEELEPKIEELLGKLEILLIPKDPNDSHNAIVEIRGAAGGDEGNIFAGDLYRMYSKYAESQGWKIEIIEMDDSEAGGFSLVSFMVKGDGVYGRLKFESGSHRVQRVPKTESQGRIHTSTATVLVTPEIEAEDFDIDMNDLEIETMRASGAGGQHINKTDSAVRIIHKPTGIIVKCQDGRSQHENRATALMTIRSRVYEEHQRKLEEEQGAERRSKIGTGDRAEKIRTYNYPQNRVTDHRIGYNVNQLDRIMEGRMQELLDALQSADQQAKLAGTKNE; encoded by the coding sequence ATGAGTATCATGATTGAACGTCTGGAAGGTATGGTAAACCGTTATCACGAAATTACGGAAATGATGATGATGCCGGAAATCGTATCCGACAGTAAAGAACTTGCGAAACTTGGAAAAGAACAGGCAGATTTAACACAAGTTGTAGAAACTTATGAAGAATACAAAAAAAGTGCGGAAGCTTTACAGGAAGCAAAAGAACTTTTAATGGAAGATGATAAAGAAATTAAAGAAATGGCGAAGATGGAAATTGAAGAACTTGAGCCTAAAATTGAAGAACTTTTAGGAAAGCTGGAAATTCTTCTGATTCCAAAAGATCCAAATGATTCTCACAATGCGATTGTGGAAATTCGTGGAGCAGCTGGTGGAGATGAAGGAAATATCTTTGCGGGTGACTTATATCGTATGTATAGCAAATATGCAGAAAGCCAGGGCTGGAAAATTGAAATCATTGAAATGGATGATTCTGAGGCTGGTGGATTCTCTTTGGTATCTTTTATGGTAAAAGGGGATGGCGTATATGGCAGATTGAAGTTTGAATCTGGAAGTCATCGTGTACAGCGTGTTCCAAAAACAGAATCACAGGGACGTATTCATACATCTACTGCGACGGTTTTAGTTACACCGGAAATTGAAGCAGAAGATTTTGATATTGATATGAATGATTTGGAAATTGAAACCATGCGTGCAAGTGGTGCCGGTGGACAGCACATTAATAAAACAGACTCTGCTGTACGTATCATCCATAAACCAACAGGTATTATTGTAAAATGCCAGGATGGTCGTTCTCAGCATGAAAACCGTGCAACAGCATTGATGACTATTCGTTCTCGTGTATATGAAGAACATCAGCGTAAACTGGAAGAAGAACAGGGAGCTGAAAGAAGAAGCAAGATTGGTACAGGAGATCGTGCAGAAAAAATCCGTACTTACAACTATCCGCAAAACCGTGTTACTGATCACCGTATTGGATATAACGTAAACCAGCTGGATCGTATCATGGAAGGTAGAATGCAGGAATTATTAGATGCTTTACAAAGTGCTGATCAGCAGGCAAAATTAGCAGGTACAAAAAATGAGTAG
- a CDS encoding thymidine kinase, whose translation MYQQYKEGWLEVISGCMFAGKTEELIRRIKVLEYAKKKIAVFKPKIDNRYSEDSVVSHAGSSVKSFNIKNAREIFDYIDDSYDVIAIDEVQFFDEEIVEICDHFADQGKRVMVAGLDMDFRGEPFSVMPQLFTHAEFVTKLTAVCMKCGAPATRSQRLIDGHPARYDDPIIQVGASEQYEARCRHCHEVPGKRTIHKD comes from the coding sequence ATGTATCAGCAGTATAAAGAGGGATGGCTGGAAGTTATTTCTGGCTGTATGTTTGCAGGTAAGACAGAAGAACTTATTCGTAGAATTAAAGTTTTGGAATATGCAAAGAAAAAAATAGCAGTATTTAAACCGAAAATAGATAATCGATACAGTGAAGATTCTGTTGTCTCTCATGCGGGAAGCAGTGTGAAAAGTTTTAATATTAAAAATGCAAGAGAAATTTTTGATTACATAGACGATAGTTATGATGTAATCGCAATTGATGAGGTACAGTTCTTTGATGAAGAAATTGTAGAAATTTGTGATCATTTTGCGGATCAGGGAAAAAGAGTTATGGTAGCAGGCTTGGATATGGATTTTAGAGGAGAACCATTCAGTGTAATGCCGCAGTTGTTTACACATGCAGAGTTTGTAACAAAACTAACAGCAGTATGTATGAAATGTGGCGCACCTGCGACAAGAAGTCAAAGATTAATTGATGGTCATCCAGCTCGTTATGATGATCCAATTATTCAGGTTGGCGCAAGTGAACAGTATGAGGCAAGATGTCGTCATTGTCATGAAGTGCCGGGAAAAAGAACCATTCATAAAGACTAA
- a CDS encoding M55 family metallopeptidase, with translation MKKIYISADIEGIWGNSNPAYTMRGGAEYEEYRTNMINEVNLVISALFENGVEEIIVNDGHGNMDNLLPSRLDPRVSFVSSNGAYKPYGMMEGFDDSYDGVCFIGYHCRSNTAGIMAHTNWGAMIRNIKVDGMEMGEAGINARLAWEYGVPVILVSGDNLLKQQIEEELGKGFSYVETKKAINSQCALCCSWNTLMKRYQTEIPKALTHATMKKEVTSHSMEITFHHERNAAFASRMDNVIRIDNCTVRIEKDNYDALYRMMRFIIKTCNAFA, from the coding sequence GCGAGGTGGTGCAGAGTATGAAGAATATAGAACCAACATGATAAATGAAGTAAATTTAGTTATTTCTGCCTTATTTGAAAATGGTGTTGAGGAAATTATCGTGAATGATGGTCATGGCAATATGGATAATCTTTTGCCATCTCGCTTAGATCCACGTGTATCTTTTGTTTCCAGCAATGGTGCTTATAAACCATATGGCATGATGGAAGGATTTGATGACAGTTATGATGGTGTATGTTTTATTGGTTATCATTGTCGTTCCAATACAGCAGGTATTATGGCACATACCAATTGGGGAGCGATGATTCGAAATATTAAAGTAGATGGAATGGAAATGGGAGAGGCTGGCATTAATGCTCGTCTTGCCTGGGAATATGGTGTTCCTGTTATCCTTGTTAGTGGAGATAATCTTTTAAAACAGCAAATAGAAGAAGAATTGGGTAAGGGATTTTCTTATGTAGAAACAAAAAAAGCAATTAATTCTCAATGTGCTCTTTGCTGCAGCTGGAATACACTTATGAAACGTTATCAAACTGAAATTCCAAAAGCTTTAACGCATGCAACTATGAAGAAAGAGGTAACTTCTCATAGTATGGAAATTACCTTTCATCATGAACGCAATGCAGCATTCGCAAGTCGTATGGACAATGTGATACGTATAGATAATTGTACAGTGCGAATTGAAAAAGATAACTATGATGCATTGTACCGTATGATGCGCTTTATCATCAAAACATGCAATGCTTTCGCATGA
- a CDS encoding DUF4230 domain-containing protein, with protein sequence MELQKKEQGKNKSRFNVWKFLLANKLLTAIGMIALLMVVVLGIGKSYVAESKTTKLGFEDIGELATQSAYVTEVNVTKAARNLFGMEIPFTQSKYVYSYDVNIKAGFNFNEIEWKETNHVIEVKLPEAKILSTEIDMDSCKIYHEDESIFRQITLSENNKALAELKKNAEKDAISNGLLENAYENAEKILTPFFEKEYDLKEYKIKFIKK encoded by the coding sequence ATGGAATTACAGAAAAAAGAACAGGGGAAAAACAAAAGCAGATTTAATGTTTGGAAATTTCTGCTTGCGAATAAATTACTTACCGCAATAGGCATGATAGCTTTGCTTATGGTAGTTGTACTTGGAATAGGAAAATCTTATGTAGCAGAAAGCAAAACTACAAAGCTTGGTTTTGAAGATATTGGGGAACTGGCTACACAAAGTGCATATGTTACGGAAGTAAATGTGACAAAAGCCGCAAGAAATCTATTTGGTATGGAAATTCCATTTACGCAAAGCAAGTATGTATATAGTTATGATGTGAATATAAAAGCAGGATTTAACTTTAATGAGATAGAGTGGAAAGAAACGAATCATGTGATTGAAGTAAAATTGCCAGAAGCAAAAATTTTAAGTACGGAAATAGATATGGATTCCTGCAAGATCTACCATGAAGATGAAAGTATATTTCGACAGATTACATTATCTGAAAACAACAAAGCATTGGCGGAATTAAAAAAGAATGCGGAAAAAGATGCGATTTCTAATGGGTTGTTGGAAAATGCATATGAAAATGCAGAAAAAATATTAACTCCTTTTTTTGAGAAAGAATATGATTTAAAGGAGTATAAGATAAAATTTATTAAGAAATAG
- the prmC gene encoding peptide chain release factor N(5)-glutamine methyltransferase yields the protein MSSYKEVLKHAQRRMEEADRGEQAALLYLLELTNMEAHNLYMEFEQEMPEDIEKEYEAGIQRLLAGEPLGHVLGFEWFYGYRFKVNEDVLIPRPETEELVANVLAAYDEYFQGQQVTAADIGTGSGAIAISLKKEEENIHMLASDISEKAVMVAKENAANNDAVVSFLVGDMLQPLIDRDIKLDILISNPPYIPNEEVMEDSVVNYEPHVALFGGEDGLKFYRVIFENAPKILKEKAFMAFEMGYNQKEALSTEARKYFPDAKIEVIKDMSGKNRMLFIYLNLE from the coding sequence ATGAGTAGTTATAAAGAAGTGCTAAAACATGCACAGAGACGCATGGAAGAAGCAGATCGAGGAGAGCAGGCAGCTTTGCTTTATCTTTTGGAACTGACAAATATGGAAGCACATAATTTATATATGGAATTTGAACAGGAAATGCCAGAAGATATTGAAAAAGAATATGAAGCAGGTATTCAGCGTTTACTGGCAGGAGAACCGTTAGGGCATGTGCTTGGTTTTGAATGGTTTTATGGGTATCGTTTTAAAGTAAATGAAGATGTGTTGATTCCAAGACCTGAAACAGAAGAGCTTGTTGCCAATGTATTGGCTGCTTATGATGAATATTTTCAAGGACAGCAGGTAACTGCGGCAGATATTGGTACAGGTAGTGGAGCAATTGCGATTTCTTTAAAGAAAGAGGAAGAAAACATTCACATGCTGGCAAGTGATATTAGTGAAAAAGCAGTGATGGTGGCGAAAGAAAATGCCGCAAATAACGATGCAGTGGTATCCTTTCTAGTAGGTGATATGTTACAGCCTTTGATTGATCGTGATATCAAACTGGATATTCTTATTAGTAATCCTCCATATATTCCAAATGAAGAAGTCATGGAGGATAGTGTGGTGAATTATGAACCACATGTGGCTTTATTCGGTGGAGAAGACGGCTTGAAATTTTATCGTGTTATCTTTGAGAATGCACCTAAGATTCTAAAAGAGAAAGCATTCATGGCATTTGAAATGGGTTATAACCAAAAAGAAGCATTGAGTACAGAAGCCAGAAAATATTTCCCTGATGCGAAGATTGAAGTCATTAAGGACATGAGCGGTAAAAACAGAATGTTGTTTATCTACTTAAACCTTGAATAG